A stretch of Gadus chalcogrammus isolate NIFS_2021 chromosome 9, NIFS_Gcha_1.0, whole genome shotgun sequence DNA encodes these proteins:
- the taf3 gene encoding transcription initiation factor TFIID subunit 3 → MCESYARSLLRVSVAQICAALGWDAVQLTACDLLADVLHRYLQQLSRGCHRYSELYGRTDPALDDVGQAFRLLGVSLSELEDYVNNLEPVSFAHQTPLFPITKNNVLQFPQPGAREAEERKEHIPDYLPPLVSLHEEEEEEEVLPDMGTSAEAMQVPLEDDEDDLEDEEAVNDENHPLKRHLDSPDAAMGMMPTSKRPRLHPGLSPEWGVEPREPLTSLNPQRLPPGVLASHDSLGSLSPETPTGAPPSFRPLPPAPRHGDHKSHSTPSRKSKGSSPGRQRTKSPKGGSSGAPGGGALCSPRSSKDRKKSPGRTKSPKSPKISSSKGPPPPPPPPPLPPPGKTDTPPKLPPLVLSERMGKENIHTHQSGEEEEEEEEGGAGDGGSEDAEPDDQAIEESIDAVIAQACAEHEPDPFAFSSGSESESNGFSSPRRLTIMEPCVTPKLILGPPPSGKDHSTPPHLGPGNWTMDDSINEVLRKVNQGGPGAATAAPMPQLNPDYLSSGSPSPPTPEPALLKALEERIKTPPPPLSLPPPADVKKKLKKELKTKLKSKKEKDKPKDKERAKLKDKSKDKSRDKGKELAKEAKLAPWKGDVEPLFGHPRDFVLMPEAPPAKMKSKEADGSGRKDKEKHKDKKKDKERSSKKDKAKNKDKGKEEKQKLSALAPFALADLQPLFSPAGCLRLPSMLPPLPPVLQEKEAKGGKEKEKKKDKKEKKKKKDKEKEREKAREKEREKEEKKREKEREKEKREKEKEKAKERIRLEKVKVDVPASLPSPVIPRLTLRVGAGQDKIVISKVVPSAEPKTPAPKAPTPKAPPPKVVPPPRPRSPPPPPLPPIVIPPLMLPPISLLAAASSLKTPVRSVVTETVSTYVIRDESGNQIWICPGCNKPDDGSPMIGCDGCNDWYHWPCVGILTAPPEDQQWFCVKCTSKKKDKKHKKRKHKLH, encoded by the exons ATGTGCGAGAGCTACGCCCGCTCGCTGCTGCGCGTGTCGGTGGCGCAGATCTGCGCGGCGCTGGGCTGGGACGCCGTGCAGCTCACCGCCTGCGACCTGCTGGCCGACGTGTTGCACAGATATCTGCAGCAGCTGTCCAGGGGCTGCCACCGCTACTCAGAGCTCT ATGGCCGGACGGACCCAGCCCTGGACGACGTGGGCCAGGCCTTCAGGCTGCTGGGGGTCAGCCTGAGTGAGCTGGAGGACTATGTGAACAACCTGGAGCCTGTGAGCTTCGCCCACCAGACGCCTCTGTTCCCCATCACCAAGAACAACGTGCTGCAGTTCCCTCAGCCCGGAGCCCGTGAGgctgaggagaggaaggagcacATCCCAGACTATCTGCCTCCCCTGGTCTCCCTGCACGAGG aagaagaggaggaggaggtcctcccGGACATGGGCACCTCCGCAGAGGCCATGCAGGTTCCCCTGGAGGACGACGAAGACGacctggaggacgaggaggcggTCAACGACGAGAACCACCCGCTGAAGCGCCACCTGGACAGCCCCGACGCCGCCATGGGCATGATGCCCACCTCCAAGCGGCCGCGCCTGCACCCGGGCCTCAGCCCCGAGTGGGGGGTTGAGCCCCGCGAGCCCCTCACCTCCCTCAACCCCCAGCGCCTGCCCCCCGGCGTGCTGGCCTCCCACGACAGCCTGGGCTCCCTGTCCCCGGAGACGCCCACCGGCGCCCCGCCCTCCTTCAGGCCGCTGCCCCCCGCGCCCCGCCACGGCGACCACAAGTCCCACTCCACGCCCTCGAGGAAGAGCAAAGGGTCGTCCCCGGGCCGACAAAGGACTAAGTCCCCGAAGGGGGGCAGctcgggggccccggggggaggAGCGCTCTGCTCCCCCAGGTCCTCCAAGGACCGGAAGAAGTCCCCGGGTCGGACCAAGAGCCCCAAGAGCCCGAAGATCAGCTCCTCCAAaggaccgccgccgccgccgccgccgccgccgctgccgccgcccgGCAAGACGGACACGCCGCCCAAGCTGCCCCCGCTGGTACTGAGCGAGAGGATGGGCAAGGAGAACATCCACACGCACCAgagcggcgaggaggaggaggaggaggaggagggcggggcgggCGACGGCGGCTCGGAGGACGCGGAGCCCGACGACCAGGCCATCGAGGAGTCCATCGACGCCGTCATCGCCCAGGCCTGCGCCGAGCACGAGCCCGACCCCTTCGCCTTCTCCTCGGGCTCCGAGTCGGAGAGCAACGGCTTCTCCAGCCCTCGGCGGCTCACCATCATGGAGCCCTGCGTCACGCCCAAGCTCATCctcggaccccccccctccggcaAGGACCACTCCACGCCGCCGCACCTGGGCCCCGGGAACTGGACCATGGACGACTCCATCAACGAGGTGCTGCGGAAGGTGAACCAGGGTGGGCCGGGGGCGGCGACGGCGGCTCCTATGCCCCAGCTGAACCCGGACTACCTGTCGTCGGGCTCGCCCTCGCCGCCCACGCCCGAGCCCGCCCTGCTCAAGGCGCTGGAGGAGAGGATCAAGACGCCTCCGCCGCCACTGTCACTCCCACCGCCGGCCGACGTCAAGAAGAAGCTGAAGAAGGAGCTGAAGACCAAGCTGAAGAGCAAGAAGGAGAAGGACAAGCCAAAGGACAAAGAGCGGGCCAAGCTGAAGGACAAGAGCAAGGACAAGAGCCGGGACAAGGGCAAGGAGCTCGCCAAGGAGGCCAAGCTGGCCCCCTGGAAGGGGGACGTGGAGCCGCTGTTCGGCCACCCGCGGGACTTCGTCCTGATGCCGGAGGCCCCGCCCGCCAAGATGAAGTCCAAGGAGGCGGACGGCTCGGGCCGCAAGGACAAGGAGAAGCACAAGGACAAGAAGAAGGACAAGGAGCGCAGCAGCAAGAAGGACAAGGCCAAGAACAAGGACAAGGgcaaggaggagaagcagaaacTGTCGGCCCTGGCGCCCTTCGCCCTGGCCGACCTGCAGCCCCTGTTCAGCCCGGCCGGCTGCCTGCGCCTGCCCTCCATGctgcccccgctgccccccgtgctgcaggagaaggaggccaAGGGcggcaaggagaaggagaagaagaaggacaagaaggagaagaagaagaagaaggacaagGAAAAGGAGCGGGAGAAGGCCAGGGAGAAagagcgggagaaggaggagaagaagagggagaaggagcgcgagaaggagaagcgggagaaggagaaggagaaggccaAGGAGAGGATCCGACTGGAGAAG GTGAAGGTGGACGTTCCGGCCTCCCTGCCTTCCCCGGTCATCCCCCGGCTGACGCTCAGAGTGGGGGCCGGTCAGGACAAAAT CGTCATCAGCAAGGTGGTCCCGAGCGCGGAGCCCAAGACGCCAGCCCCCAAGGCCCCCACGCCGAAGGCCCCGCCGCCCAAGGTggtcccgcccccccgcccgcggtcacccccgccgccgccgctgcccccCATTGTGATCCCGCCCCTCATGCTGCCCCCCATCTCCCTACTGGCCGCCGCCAGCTCCCTGAAGACGCCGGTGCGCAGCGTGGTGACGGAGACCGTCAGCACCTACGTG ATCCGAGACGAGAGCGGGAACCAGATCTGGATCTGTCCCGGGTGCAACAAGCCCGACGACGGCAGCCCCATGATCGGGTGCGATGGATGCAACGACTGGTACCACTG GCCCTGTGTTGGCATCCTCACCGCCCCCCCAGAGGACCAGCAGTGGTTCTGTGTCAAATGTACCAGCAAGAAAAAGGacaaaaaacacaagaaaagaaaacacaaactccATTGA